Proteins from a single region of Geovibrio ferrireducens:
- a CDS encoding saccharopine dehydrogenase family protein — protein sequence MRSLRMSKVLIIGAGGVGNVVVKKCAQHPEVFKEIFLASRTKEKCDAIAAEVKKMYGVDVKTYAVDADIVSDIVRVINDCKPELVLNVALPYQDLAIMDACLETGVNYLDTANYEPKDEAKFEYSWQWSYQDKFKEKGLMAVLGCGFDPGVTNIFCAYAQKHLYDSIRTIDILDCNAGDHGHPFATNFNPEINIREVTQVVRHWKDGEWIETPAILDDSCVHFSFDYPEAGPKESYLLFHEEMESLVKNIKGLERIRFWMTFSQNYITHLKVLENVGMTRIDEVDFNGCKIIPLQFLKALLPDPGSLGTNYKGLAVIGCVFDGEKDGRKIKKYIYNACDHAEAYREVQAQAVSYTTGVPAMIGAMMMLKGVWKDTGVFNVEQLDPDMFMDELNKCGLPWQVVDFEGQLPE from the coding sequence ATAAGGAGTTTGCGAATGTCAAAAGTGCTCATAATCGGTGCGGGCGGCGTAGGAAATGTTGTTGTGAAGAAGTGCGCTCAGCATCCTGAAGTTTTTAAGGAAATTTTTCTTGCCAGCAGAACTAAGGAAAAGTGCGATGCCATAGCCGCAGAGGTTAAGAAGATGTACGGCGTTGATGTGAAAACCTATGCCGTGGATGCTGATATTGTCAGCGATATAGTTCGTGTCATCAACGACTGCAAGCCTGAGCTTGTGCTTAACGTTGCCCTCCCCTATCAGGATCTGGCTATCATGGACGCGTGCCTCGAAACGGGGGTAAACTACCTCGACACCGCCAACTATGAGCCTAAAGACGAAGCGAAGTTCGAATACTCATGGCAGTGGTCATATCAGGATAAGTTCAAAGAGAAAGGGCTCATGGCTGTTCTCGGCTGCGGGTTTGACCCCGGTGTGACAAACATCTTCTGCGCCTATGCCCAGAAGCACCTGTACGACAGCATCCGCACAATCGATATTCTCGACTGCAATGCGGGTGACCACGGGCATCCGTTTGCCACCAACTTCAACCCTGAGATAAACATCCGCGAGGTGACTCAGGTTGTGCGCCACTGGAAGGACGGAGAATGGATCGAAACTCCTGCGATACTTGACGACAGCTGCGTTCACTTCAGCTTCGATTACCCTGAGGCGGGGCCGAAGGAGAGCTACCTTCTCTTCCATGAGGAGATGGAATCGCTGGTCAAGAACATAAAAGGGCTTGAGAGAATCCGTTTCTGGATGACATTCTCACAGAACTACATCACACACCTTAAGGTGCTTGAGAACGTGGGCATGACCCGCATAGACGAAGTGGACTTCAACGGCTGCAAGATAATCCCCCTCCAGTTCCTTAAGGCGCTCCTCCCCGATCCGGGCAGCCTCGGCACAAACTACAAGGGGCTTGCCGTTATCGGCTGCGTTTTTGACGGCGAAAAGGACGGCAGGAAAATCAAAAAATACATATACAACGCCTGCGACCACGCAGAAGCCTACAGAGAGGTTCAGGCGCAGGCTGTTTCATACACCACAGGCGTTCCCGCAATGATCGGCGCGATGATGATGCTGAAAGGGGTATGGAAGGATACAGGCGTTTTCAACGTGGAGCAGCTTGACCCCGACATGTTCATGGATGAGCTTAACAAATGCGGCCTGCCGTGGCAGGTTGTTGACTTTGAAGGTCAGCTCCCCGAATGA
- the nspC gene encoding carboxynorspermidine decarboxylase produces the protein MKNIYAQALKDFPKEITDRAETPCYLISEDVIRRNCETLDSVQKRTGAKIMLALKAFALPKVFPLISSYLHGVCASGPIEAQLGSEEFKRETHTYSPAFTDAQMERTVKYSDHIVFNSVSQWHLHRDRIKNSGKHIEIGLRVNPGHAEVEVDLYNPCLPGSRFGVSPQDLEGVDLTEIDGLHFHAMCEQNSDVLERVLASFEKRFAHLIPQMKWINFGGGHHITRDDYDIELLCRLITDFRKRYNNIQVYLEPGEAVVLNAGVFITSVLDTIYNGMDIAVCDCSAETHMPDVLAMPYRPKLIGEPENGKYTYRLGGISCLSGDFIGDYRFDTPLKRGDRLVFTDMALYSFVKNTNFNGVELPSLITFSLEKGTFEVVRKFGYEDYKNRIS, from the coding sequence ATGAAAAATATCTACGCTCAGGCGCTGAAAGATTTTCCGAAGGAAATAACGGACAGGGCGGAAACGCCCTGCTACCTTATCAGCGAGGACGTTATCAGACGCAACTGCGAAACCCTCGACTCGGTGCAGAAACGCACAGGGGCAAAGATTATGCTCGCCCTCAAGGCATTTGCCCTGCCGAAGGTGTTTCCCCTCATATCCTCATACCTGCACGGCGTATGCGCCAGCGGCCCCATCGAGGCTCAGCTTGGGTCTGAGGAATTTAAAAGGGAAACTCACACCTACTCCCCCGCATTCACTGACGCTCAGATGGAGCGGACTGTAAAATACTCAGACCACATAGTCTTCAACTCCGTTAGCCAGTGGCATCTGCACAGGGACAGGATAAAGAACAGCGGCAAACATATAGAGATCGGTCTGCGGGTAAACCCCGGCCATGCAGAGGTTGAGGTGGATTTATATAACCCCTGCCTCCCCGGTTCCCGCTTCGGCGTGAGCCCGCAGGATCTGGAAGGCGTTGACCTCACAGAGATAGACGGCCTGCACTTTCACGCCATGTGCGAACAGAATTCGGATGTTCTGGAAAGGGTGCTGGCATCCTTTGAAAAACGTTTCGCCCACCTCATCCCGCAGATGAAATGGATAAATTTCGGCGGCGGGCATCACATAACAAGGGATGACTACGACATTGAACTGCTCTGCCGCCTGATCACAGATTTCAGGAAGAGATACAATAATATACAGGTTTATCTGGAACCCGGTGAGGCTGTGGTGCTGAATGCGGGCGTGTTCATTACCTCGGTTCTGGACACCATATACAACGGGATGGATATAGCCGTGTGCGACTGCTCGGCGGAAACCCACATGCCGGATGTTCTGGCAATGCCCTACAGACCGAAACTCATAGGCGAGCCTGAAAACGGAAAATACACCTATCGCCTCGGCGGAATCTCCTGCCTTTCCGGGGATTTCATAGGGGACTACCGCTTTGATACTCCGCTGAAAAGGGGCGACAGGCTGGTTTTTACCGATATGGCTCTTTATTCCTTCGTGAAGAACACCAACTTCAACGGGGTGGAGCTCCCCTCACTCATCACATTCAGCCTTGAAAAAGGAACCTTTGAAGTAGTCCGAAAATTCGGCTATGAGGACTATAAGAACAGAATAAGCTGA
- a CDS encoding FepA family TonB-dependent siderophore receptor, with protein sequence MKKSRYGFGHIFMLGLALSVTFGAAGAYAADEEITLDTVEVVGTAAEQVKQSLGSSIITKEDIEKNPPINDLSEIIRRQPGVNLTGNSASGSRGNNRQIDLRGMGPENTLILIDGRPVQSRNSVRYGWTEERDTRGDSNWIPAEMVERVEVLRGPAAARYGSGAMGGVVNIITKKADKEFSGSMTVMGNIQEDAQEGDSYRTNISVSGPVSDSVSFRIYGGMNYRDADAKSINEGEAVYGGAENVAGREGYRNRDLNALLSWDVNRQQSVELTGGYSRQGNIYAGDSMQNFGNTYTESLYGEETNVIRRKNIAATHTGDWNWGKTRLDVSYDRTVNTRLNEGLAGGLEGEITDTLTYDPGMAESQYDSFLTSVKADIPLNLFGFAQTLTVGAEYRDESLDDKGSLRNSPAMTWLNIDLEGYNIGKTDAEAYSVAFYVEDNIYLGGGLTLTPGVRIDEHEVFGTNVSPSLNAYYEINSNWAVKGGVARAYKAPNLYQSNPNYLLYSRGTGCYGGASSLGGGCYLQGNEDLDPETSINKEIGLAYDSDSFRASASYFHNDYDNKVFAGKTSVATINGNRDVYKWENAGEAVVQGVEGNIFVPVGKDIDFNTNVTYMIESELKRTGQPLSIVPEYTVNTFIDWRATEKLSLGVNATFYGKQETPSIEIRTEREIEKDEIDPYALVGISAQYKVFENLSMRAGINNIFDKQLHRKGNSASASSTADGAESANAYTYNEPGRSYWLSMTMDF encoded by the coding sequence ATGAAAAAAAGCAGATACGGCTTTGGGCATATCTTTATGCTCGGACTCGCACTCTCGGTAACTTTCGGTGCTGCGGGCGCATACGCAGCGGATGAGGAGATCACTCTCGACACGGTGGAAGTGGTAGGCACAGCGGCGGAGCAGGTTAAGCAGTCGCTCGGTTCGTCAATCATCACAAAGGAGGATATAGAAAAAAATCCTCCCATCAACGACCTTTCGGAAATTATACGCCGTCAGCCCGGCGTTAACCTTACAGGGAACTCAGCCTCCGGTTCCAGAGGGAACAACCGCCAGATAGACCTGCGCGGCATGGGCCCCGAAAACACACTGATACTCATTGACGGCCGCCCTGTGCAGTCACGCAACTCTGTACGCTACGGCTGGACGGAGGAAAGAGACACCAGAGGCGATTCAAACTGGATTCCGGCGGAGATGGTTGAGCGTGTGGAAGTGCTCAGAGGCCCCGCAGCGGCCAGATACGGCTCCGGCGCCATGGGCGGTGTTGTGAATATCATCACCAAAAAGGCGGACAAAGAATTTTCCGGTTCCATGACAGTAATGGGCAATATTCAGGAGGACGCGCAGGAAGGCGATTCCTACCGCACAAACATATCAGTCAGCGGGCCTGTGAGTGATTCGGTTTCATTCCGCATATACGGCGGCATGAACTACCGCGATGCGGACGCAAAAAGCATTAACGAAGGCGAAGCGGTTTACGGCGGCGCTGAAAACGTTGCCGGACGCGAAGGCTACCGCAACAGGGATCTTAACGCTCTTCTTTCGTGGGATGTAAACAGGCAGCAGTCTGTTGAACTCACAGGCGGCTACAGCCGTCAGGGCAACATATATGCCGGGGATTCAATGCAGAACTTCGGCAACACATACACCGAATCTCTCTACGGCGAGGAAACAAACGTAATACGCCGTAAGAACATAGCCGCAACGCACACAGGCGACTGGAATTGGGGTAAAACCCGTCTGGATGTCAGCTACGACCGCACAGTGAATACCCGTCTTAACGAGGGGCTGGCAGGCGGTCTGGAAGGTGAGATAACAGACACTCTCACCTATGATCCCGGCATGGCTGAATCTCAGTACGACAGCTTCCTCACATCCGTGAAAGCGGACATTCCCCTTAACCTTTTCGGGTTTGCCCAGACACTTACCGTCGGTGCGGAATACCGTGACGAATCTCTGGATGATAAAGGCTCACTGAGGAACTCGCCTGCCATGACATGGCTTAATATAGACCTTGAAGGCTACAACATAGGCAAGACCGACGCTGAGGCTTACAGCGTGGCTTTCTATGTTGAGGACAATATATACCTCGGCGGCGGACTGACCCTCACACCCGGTGTGCGTATTGACGAGCATGAAGTATTCGGGACTAATGTAAGCCCCAGCCTTAACGCATATTACGAAATCAATTCCAACTGGGCGGTGAAAGGCGGTGTTGCAAGGGCATACAAAGCGCCTAACCTTTACCAGAGCAACCCCAACTACCTGCTTTACAGCAGGGGGACTGGCTGCTACGGCGGCGCCAGCTCACTGGGCGGCGGATGCTACCTTCAGGGGAACGAGGATCTTGACCCTGAGACAAGCATAAACAAGGAAATCGGTCTTGCTTATGACTCGGACTCATTCAGGGCGAGTGCAAGCTACTTCCATAACGATTATGACAATAAAGTATTCGCAGGAAAAACATCCGTGGCCACAATAAACGGCAACAGGGATGTTTATAAATGGGAAAACGCGGGCGAGGCTGTTGTTCAGGGTGTTGAAGGAAACATCTTTGTTCCTGTCGGCAAGGACATTGACTTCAATACAAACGTGACCTACATGATCGAATCCGAGCTGAAAAGAACAGGCCAGCCTCTCAGCATAGTTCCGGAATACACTGTGAACACTTTTATCGACTGGAGAGCGACTGAAAAACTCTCTCTTGGCGTTAACGCCACATTCTACGGAAAGCAGGAAACTCCCTCCATAGAGATAAGAACGGAAAGAGAGATCGAAAAGGACGAGATCGATCCTTACGCCCTTGTGGGAATCAGCGCACAGTACAAAGTGTTTGAAAACCTCTCCATGAGAGCGGGCATAAACAACATTTTTGATAAGCAGCTTCACCGCAAAGGGAACTCCGCTTCCGCCTCCTCCACTGCTGACGGCGCGGAAAGTGCCAACGCATACACCTACAATGAGCCGGGCAGATCATACTGGCTTTCGATGACAATGGATTTTTAG
- a CDS encoding paraquat-inducible protein A has protein sequence MIKPYNKLMKTLAGQEEMLTACASCGLVTSFSKNTDEKIVCPRCGSTVRKQGKNAAAYAAAFSISAFLLFIPALLYPVLDISVSSFSNSATVLGSIRALYEEGLGAVGFVVLLTSVIIPMSFLITCFYISVSALFRRRFPFFTPALRLANFFQEWHMADVFLVGILVSIVKLIDMSELTFDYGIYLLMAVCAFTAIAEVYYDTLLFRLRAGEK, from the coding sequence GTGATTAAACCTTATAATAAGCTTATGAAAACTCTGGCCGGACAGGAAGAAATGCTCACTGCCTGCGCTTCGTGCGGGCTTGTGACCTCTTTCAGCAAAAACACCGATGAAAAGATTGTCTGCCCCCGCTGCGGCAGCACCGTCAGAAAGCAGGGGAAAAACGCTGCCGCATATGCCGCGGCTTTCAGCATTTCCGCCTTTCTGCTGTTCATCCCTGCCCTCCTCTACCCAGTGCTTGACATATCCGTGAGCAGTTTCAGCAATTCCGCCACAGTTCTTGGCAGCATCAGAGCCCTTTATGAGGAAGGTCTGGGGGCTGTGGGCTTTGTTGTCCTGCTCACATCGGTCATTATCCCCATGAGCTTTCTCATCACCTGCTTCTACATATCAGTCTCAGCCCTGTTCAGGCGGCGGTTCCCTTTCTTTACCCCTGCCCTGCGGCTGGCAAATTTTTTTCAGGAATGGCACATGGCGGATGTTTTTCTGGTGGGAATACTGGTTTCCATCGTCAAGCTCATTGATATGTCCGAACTTACATTCGACTACGGCATCTACCTTCTCATGGCTGTCTGCGCATTTACCGCCATAGCCGAAGTTTATTACGACACGCTTCTGTTCCGCCTCCGGGCAGGTGAAAAATGA
- a CDS encoding paraquat-inducible protein A, translated as MTDIEMNAALCLSCRQLIDAEEAEPDGLRCPVCGSTVHPRRKNSIEKTWALVITALMLYIPANILPVMSVETFADSSANTILGGVIELFGNKMYFIAAVVFVASFVVPLFKIGSIFYLLITIQARDSLSNSAKTRLFHLIELIGKWSMLDIYVITIMAGLVNMGFLIQIKGGAGATFFAATVIATMLASKSFDTRLIWDIKGEQ; from the coding sequence ATGACTGATATTGAAATGAACGCCGCACTGTGTCTCTCATGCAGACAGCTTATTGACGCAGAAGAAGCAGAACCTGACGGGCTGAGATGCCCCGTATGCGGCAGTACGGTTCATCCGCGCAGAAAAAACAGCATAGAAAAAACATGGGCGCTGGTCATTACAGCTCTTATGCTTTATATCCCCGCAAACATACTTCCGGTAATGTCCGTTGAAACATTTGCCGATTCATCCGCAAACACCATACTGGGCGGAGTCATAGAACTTTTCGGCAATAAAATGTACTTTATAGCAGCGGTGGTGTTCGTGGCCAGCTTCGTGGTTCCGCTGTTTAAGATAGGCAGCATATTTTATCTGCTGATAACCATTCAGGCCAGAGACAGCCTCTCAAACTCCGCCAAGACACGCCTGTTTCACCTCATAGAGCTCATAGGAAAATGGTCCATGCTTGATATATACGTGATAACCATTATGGCGGGACTGGTGAATATGGGCTTTCTTATACAGATCAAAGGCGGCGCGGGCGCTACATTCTTCGCCGCAACAGTAATAGCCACCATGCTGGCTTCAAAATCTTTCGACACACGTCTCATATGGGACATAAAGGGGGAACAATGA
- a CDS encoding PqiB family protein, producing the protein MSTDTNLPKGLKIRRGIFSPIWLTPLLALCITLWLLYNGYVNTGKEIIIQFDSGSELVPEKTPVKYKGISVGKVKDVRIAESPDKVEAVVILSKEAEILAREGVMFWIVKPRLGFNKITGLETLISGSYIEVQPPTFEEEKLRSLPEQTSFTGLSEPPDTAMSEDALPLRLQTKSNQYLIKGVPLFFKGMNAGQVTGVRFEPKTGIYDINISVSREYRQYVTTATTFWDVGGLEVKFDAAGFSMETPPLGSLISGGIAFDNPEDEAGEPAETGHLFKLYGSERESTLSENVITLKMKDAAGIKAGRTPVMFMGLPAGLVTGVAPSADYSEITAHVRLNRKFEGFAGKGSSFVLVKPAFSMTGVTGLSTILTGVYIEVFPGGGEPASEFALSEHAPAKGERDGHRITLTASAKGSLDVMSAIYFKNIQIGHITDVRLSKNRSVEVDAVIYKNYAGLADEGLYFSRDEGLNLRLDSEGLAINTGSLTALLKGGIKAEHFGRGASSDILYENSADAKKAYYKDTGIKTIMLASADAEEISAGDPLYFRGVKVGETGGFSLNKSGSGILAELLIYPEYAGLVTAHSVFHKSGGISFEADAAGLRIQAPALKTAIGGGIAFFNPDKKLLSCDNGTYTLYESRSDAEKAIMLAGSGKSIILTAANAVPPAEGADVYYRNMNAGTVMQVKPGKDGNARLTLFIKPEFAGFVNDKTRFWLEGGMEMRADTSGFSFKSKPVKTYIEDAVFFDSFRKAAGTGILYPDAQSAREADMTRIYVTFPFPVDIKKGAPLINGGATAGYAAESAVKDGRTRTAVLVSDEFSDGLAEGALFWTENIRISPDGIENLDSAIFGTKIAMKNGSGRPAAEFTALAEAPSPFEGREGLRIRLVSPARHSLEKGSPVFYRQIETGGVENISLSADGRSVEVSVFIDEKYRRLVKENSVFWNSGGVGTKINLFGIKVKTESVKTLLIGGISFATPDHAGSNAENGHIFSLHSDPKSSWLKWEPDLSK; encoded by the coding sequence ATGAGCACTGACACCAACCTTCCCAAAGGGCTGAAAATAAGGCGGGGCATATTCTCCCCCATATGGCTTACCCCGCTGCTGGCGCTGTGCATAACCCTGTGGCTTCTTTACAACGGCTATGTAAACACCGGCAAAGAGATAATCATCCAGTTTGATTCCGGCTCGGAGCTTGTGCCGGAAAAAACCCCTGTGAAGTATAAGGGAATAAGCGTCGGCAAGGTTAAGGATGTGCGGATAGCTGAAAGCCCCGATAAGGTGGAGGCTGTTGTAATTCTTTCCAAAGAGGCGGAAATACTCGCCCGCGAGGGGGTGATGTTCTGGATTGTGAAGCCCCGCCTGGGATTCAACAAAATAACCGGGCTTGAGACCCTCATTTCAGGCTCGTACATAGAGGTTCAGCCGCCTACATTTGAGGAGGAGAAACTCCGCAGCCTGCCGGAACAGACCAGCTTCACAGGTCTGAGCGAACCACCGGACACTGCCATGAGCGAGGATGCGCTCCCTCTGCGTCTGCAGACAAAATCCAATCAGTATCTGATAAAAGGCGTTCCCTTGTTCTTCAAGGGGATGAACGCCGGACAGGTTACAGGTGTAAGGTTTGAACCGAAAACAGGAATATACGATATAAACATCTCAGTAAGCAGGGAGTACAGACAGTACGTAACAACAGCCACAACCTTCTGGGATGTGGGCGGGCTTGAGGTAAAGTTTGATGCGGCAGGATTCAGCATGGAGACCCCCCCTCTGGGCAGCCTGATAAGCGGCGGCATAGCCTTTGACAACCCGGAGGACGAAGCAGGTGAGCCTGCCGAAACAGGGCATCTTTTCAAACTGTACGGCTCCGAAAGAGAGAGCACGCTTTCTGAAAACGTGATCACCCTGAAAATGAAGGACGCTGCCGGAATAAAGGCGGGGCGAACCCCTGTGATGTTTATGGGGCTTCCCGCCGGACTGGTGACCGGAGTTGCCCCCTCTGCCGACTACAGCGAGATAACTGCCCATGTTCGCCTGAACAGGAAATTTGAAGGCTTCGCAGGAAAGGGCTCCAGCTTCGTGCTGGTGAAACCTGCCTTCTCAATGACGGGAGTAACCGGACTTTCAACCATACTCACCGGAGTTTACATCGAAGTCTTTCCGGGCGGCGGTGAACCCGCCTCCGAATTTGCTCTGTCGGAGCATGCTCCGGCAAAAGGGGAAAGAGACGGTCACAGAATCACCCTCACTGCTTCTGCCAAAGGTTCTCTGGATGTTATGAGCGCCATATATTTCAAAAACATTCAGATAGGCCATATCACGGATGTAAGGCTCAGCAAAAACCGCTCTGTTGAAGTTGATGCAGTGATATACAAAAACTATGCAGGGCTGGCGGATGAAGGGCTTTATTTCAGCAGGGATGAGGGGCTGAACCTCCGCCTTGACTCCGAAGGGCTTGCCATAAACACAGGTTCGCTCACTGCGCTGCTTAAAGGCGGTATAAAAGCTGAGCATTTCGGACGCGGAGCATCCTCCGACATCCTTTATGAAAACTCGGCCGATGCGAAAAAGGCATATTATAAAGATACTGGCATAAAAACAATCATGCTCGCTTCAGCCGATGCAGAAGAAATATCAGCAGGAGATCCGCTCTATTTCAGGGGGGTAAAGGTCGGTGAAACAGGGGGTTTCTCCCTTAACAAATCCGGAAGCGGTATTCTCGCTGAACTGCTTATCTACCCTGAGTATGCGGGGCTTGTTACCGCCCACTCCGTTTTTCACAAATCAGGCGGAATAAGTTTCGAGGCGGATGCAGCCGGCTTAAGGATTCAGGCTCCGGCACTGAAAACAGCTATCGGGGGCGGCATCGCCTTCTTTAATCCCGATAAGAAGCTGCTTTCATGCGATAACGGCACATACACCCTTTACGAAAGCAGGAGCGATGCTGAAAAAGCGATAATGCTCGCGGGCAGCGGCAAAAGCATTATACTCACCGCGGCAAATGCCGTTCCCCCGGCGGAAGGGGCTGATGTGTACTACCGCAACATGAACGCCGGAACAGTCATGCAGGTTAAGCCCGGTAAAGACGGAAATGCCCGTCTGACGCTTTTTATAAAGCCTGAGTTTGCCGGATTTGTGAATGACAAAACCCGCTTCTGGCTGGAGGGCGGCATGGAAATGCGCGCTGACACATCGGGCTTCAGCTTTAAATCAAAGCCTGTAAAAACATACATTGAAGATGCAGTGTTCTTCGACAGTTTCAGAAAAGCAGCAGGAACAGGCATCCTCTACCCCGATGCTCAGTCCGCGAGGGAAGCAGATATGACAAGAATTTACGTCACCTTCCCCTTCCCCGTTGATATAAAGAAAGGCGCACCTCTCATAAACGGCGGTGCAACAGCGGGTTATGCGGCGGAATCCGCAGTAAAAGACGGCAGAACCCGCACGGCAGTTCTGGTGAGCGATGAGTTTTCTGACGGATTGGCGGAAGGTGCGCTCTTCTGGACGGAGAACATCAGAATCTCCCCGGACGGCATAGAAAACCTCGATTCCGCCATCTTCGGCACAAAGATAGCTATGAAAAACGGCAGCGGCCGTCCTGCGGCGGAGTTCACTGCCCTTGCGGAAGCTCCCTCCCCCTTTGAAGGCAGGGAAGGGCTGCGGATCAGGCTGGTCTCCCCCGCACGCCACTCTCTGGAGAAGGGCTCACCCGTTTTTTACAGGCAGATAGAAACAGGCGGAGTGGAAAACATCAGTCTCAGCGCGGACGGACGCAGTGTGGAAGTATCTGTATTCATTGATGAAAAATACCGCCGTTTAGTGAAGGAAAACTCAGTGTTCTGGAACTCAGGCGGTGTCGGAACAAAAATAAACCTCTTCGGGATAAAAGTGAAAACCGAGTCGGTTAAAACTCTCTTAATAGGCGGAATCTCCTTTGCTACGCCGGATCATGCAGGGAGTAACGCAGAAAACGGGCATATTTTCAGCCTGCATTCTGACCCGAAGTCATCATGGCTGAAATGGGAACCGGACTTAAGCAAGTGA